The Plasmodium chabaudi chabaudi strain AS genome assembly, chromosome: 4 nucleotide sequence tttcatcatattcatttaacAAATGCTaagacattttttttatttaaataatacaatatttttatttttataaataataattaacgacaaagaaatattataattcaaTTATAATAGAGAATTTCATCATATAGaaagtttattttatgttttattgtAAAATGTAAGGGGAGCCTTGACTTGGTTcccatttataaaaattaagtaTATTAATGGACAAATTTACTATTTAGCattctttaattttatacattttttaattcgatttaaaatataagttaattaaatttatcattCTATGAAATCGCgctttcttttataaacaaaaaaaattaacagaaaaaacaaattaataaatggtaCAGGATCAGCCTGCATAAGttggtatatatttaatgatgGAGATTTTTTCCTATTAACGGAAtttattgattttttaGTCGGTTTTTTTTGACTAtatgattttataattatttgtatttgtttttttccatcACTTGAGTTTATAACCGTTTTTGTCGTTTTATTTACGCCAACCATATTTATAACCTTTTtcatgttattttttttcttcaatttatttcttcgtccaaatgataaatactaacataaaattatgaaaaatatgtaatatttcataaggaaatattttaaaaattgtatatttcatattgtctttttatttaccttGTATATAATAGCTAAAGCAATGGGAATTAAAAGAACTATAGTTAAAATTACAAATTGTTTGTATcctttgaatatatatatatcaccTATTTCTGTTATTCCATTTCCTTTTAATTCACTTCCAGAATGTTCTGGTTTCAGCACTGGAGCTGGCTCTGGTTTTTGAGGTCCTTCTTGATTGGTTCGATCAGAACTTTGGTTTCCAGACGTGCCCGGAGACAGTTGCTGTTCTTGAGCTTGGTCCTTAGAACTTGGTAATAGTGATGTTTGTGGATTTTGTGGATCTTGTGAGGTTTGTAGTGTTTGTGAACCTTGCGAATCGTGATTATTTGAATCGTGGTGAGGTGAATCTTTTGGGGGTGATGATGGGCCATCAGGTGCGGATGGCCCGCTCCCTGTGCCGTCTGGTTcagatttattattatctgaACCAGCAGGGGGGTCTACTTGTTTAAAATCGATACTTATACTATTAATAATgccattaaaaaaatcaatagATTTATCGaaaccattttttatactagGTAAagttgtattatatatatatttggtTGCGCctataaatttattcttAATCATTTCAAACGAATTAATTGCATCATTTAATTTCTCCATGCCTTTTAATGCGATACTAGAAATGAATGGTCCAATATTAAAAGGTTCTCTTGGCGTATTTTGAGTTCCGTTCTCTACTGGAGGACTATCTGAGCCACCTTGTTCACTACCTGATCCACCTCCTTGATTGGTACCTGGATCGCCTACTCCACCATTTGTACTTGTTTGCCCCCCACCTGAAACTCCTGTTCCATTACCTTTCCCGCCTCCAGAATCTCCTTGTACATTATTTGTACCTCCCTTTCCACTAACTGGAATTCCTGATCCACCTACTGATCCTCCTTTATCACCTTGTGCGCCACCTGTATTTGATAGATTcctatctatatttttttccccATATTTTGAACCTCCTGAATCACCGCCCGGCCCATCATCGGAACCTCTTTTATTGGAATTTTCATTTCCTGTTTCGCTACTTGGGATTCCTGATTTAGGATGTGTAATTTGGTTTGCTGTGACACCATCTGAAcctttttttccattttctcCAATATTTGGATTATCTTTAGTGCTTCCTGCTCCATCATCTGTACCTTTTGGTGTATCGcttccatttttttgctCGATTTGTGTAGTCACCCCAACACTTCCCTTATGTTCAGAGCCCGCTTCTTGATTTGATGCTTGGGGTCCTGGTGGGGAAGTACCTTCATGCTCTGTTCTCTTTGATGTACCCTCTTTTGATTTCCCTCCTGAAATTCCGGGTTCATTATCCCCACCATCCTTATTTCCGCCTTCAACGCCGGAACTTATTGGATCATTTAGCCCACTACTCGGGCCTCTGTTTTCACTACCTGTATTTCCTTCACTATTGTCTGAAGCCtttatttcaattttagAACCGTCGTGCACATTTGATGAACTTGATTCTCCTGTTTTAGTTTTTGGTGATGCATTACTCGTTTGTGAAGATGATGGTGTTTTGCGTTGTGGCGGTGGTTCTTCTTTTGAAGAAGGTGGTAATCTTGGTGGGTTCGGCTTTTTtggctttattttttttttggggAATTTACATTGTGAACCACTGAagttatatgttttaaaacCTCTCACCGCGTCCATCTCTTTTCCATCTTTTGGTGTAAGTTTTTTAAGCTTAGTTGCTAATTCATTGTTTGAATCATTTTTCTTAATAGAAGAACTAAAATCATCATATATaccttttaatttattcaatAAATCAAGATATGGTTTGCATTCAGAAATGTTCAAATAAAGGTTTTTATATTGATGACTGCAATCGGCAGGATATTTATAAAGTTGCTTAGTTTGGACACCGTTATAATAATCTGTAATTAATTTACATATTAGATTAagtaatttataatattcgCTCATATACCAAAGATTAGCTTCTTTCAAATCCTTTATCATATCCAAAAGATACCAATAATCCAATCTTTGTTTATGGTTCTTTAAATACTCTTCATAAGCCCGCTTTAAAGTAAAATCATCCATGCGGCCTATTCCAATCTTTTTgccttttccttttttgtgTATCTTAAGCAATTTATCACTTATCCACatcaataaatattcatcatAATCATTATGCTTTTggtttctttttattaaatttttgaattccttatatatatatgcggACAAAGCATTAATATAAtcttcatttgttttacaACCATTGTTACTACAATATCCTTTGATTATTGtgtttttgttaattttctTCGTATCgacattttcatcattaaaATAACCATCACCTTCGAGAAGTAACTTACACTAAGAAAatagttataaaaatatacattaattcaaaatgtattcaaataaatttaatattatttaaatataatttaaacataataaaattaaggatagatatgttttattttaaaataaagttatttaccatttttttagtGTTCATTGTAATGGATTTTCTTTAATCTGTAGATTGGTAtcatattgtttttatataaaatatatacactgCAACAAAATAGGTTAAACAATGGATCGATtcctttatataaaattatcaaacTTAAACGCAGTTTAGCATTTTTctcaataataatattaattttaaattaatatacaacaatataataaaacaaaacatatattcaCTTTTACTGCAATTTAGATAATTATCCTTATTTTGTGATTTGTTcgaaacatttttatcatatgcGAAATATCGCTATTCTTATATATTCGGAGTAGCTTCattgtataattttgtgTAACATTTCAATaagtttaaataaaacacatTTTCTAATTATTATACGTTCTTACATTAGAGAACTATGCATTTTCTTGATTTATAGTAAATTTTCaccaattttatattattataaatatataaagaattaaaaatgtgttattactataattgttaaaaatgtatttgtATCTCATTATTTGAATACCATGTATTGATATATGCTATTGTTTAACTTGAAATATTacacttttttatataatttctaacaaatataaaacaatatttgtgtttaaatttaatgttattcttttttctaaataattGAATATAATACGTTTAATTAtcttaattaataattcacTTTAGAATATGTAATAacatttctttatatataaatttaattaatgaaTAGTTTTGAGTACATAacttatat carries:
- a CDS encoding CIR protein, which gives rise to MNTKKMCKLLLEGDGYFNDENVDTKKINKNTIIKGYCSNNGCKTNEDYINALSAYIYKEFKNLIKRNQKHNDYDEYLLMWISDKLLKIHKKGKGKKIGIGRMDDFTLKRAYEEYLKNHKQRLDYWYLLDMIKDLKEANLWYMSEYYKLLNLICKLITDYYNGVQTKQLYKYPADCSHQYKNLYLNISECKPYLDLLNKLKGIYDDFSSSIKKNDSNNELATKLKKLTPKDGKEMDAVRGFKTYNFSGSQCKFPKKKIKPKKPNPPRLPPSSKEEPPPQRKTPSSSQTSNASPKTKTGESSSSNVHDGSKIEIKASDNSEGNTGSENRGPSSGLNDPISSGVEGGNKDGGDNEPGISGGKSKEGTSKRTEHEGTSPPGPQASNQEAGSEHKGSVGVTTQIEQKNGSDTPKGTDDGAGSTKDNPNIGENGKKGSDGVTANQITHPKSGIPSSETGNENSNKRGSDDGPGGDSGGSKYGEKNIDRNLSNTGGAQGDKGGSVGGSGIPVSGKGGTNNVQGDSGGGKGNGTGVSGGGQTSTNGGVGDPGTNQGGGSGSEQGGSDSPPVENGTQNTPREPFNIGPFISSIALKGMEKLNDAINSFEMIKNKFIGATKYIYNTTLPSIKNGFDKSIDFFNGIINSISIDFKQVDPPAGSDNNKSEPDGTGSGPSAPDGPSSPPKDSPHHDSNNHDSQGSQTLQTSQDPQNPQTSLLPSSKDQAQEQQLSPGTSGNQSSDRTNQEGPQKPEPAPVLKPEHSGSELKGNGITEIGDIYIFKGYKQFVILTIVLLIPIALAIIYKYLSFGRRNKLKKKNNMKKVINMVGVNKTTKTVINSSDGKKQIQIIIKSYSQKKPTKKSINSVNRKKSPSLNIYQLMQADPVPFINLFFLLIFFVYKRKRDFIE